A single Streptomyces sp. 2114.4 DNA region contains:
- a CDS encoding GNAT family N-acetyltransferase produces MLFPHTETRRVALRPAGAEDAVTAYQILFQLGSAGLPVLDAFVKTFGEGLSACFLVHRKDTDEVVGLSTISPLTPAGHVRIEVHLAGAENHELTGDVHALTANFAFAMWRTRKVYIHRTSSDISAIGWGDAPAAVIRAEAVLPDHTYFHGRLWDVHIFAIHREDWNPHGVALLKQIV; encoded by the coding sequence ATGCTTTTTCCACACACCGAAACCAGGCGGGTCGCACTGCGTCCGGCCGGTGCCGAGGACGCCGTTACGGCCTACCAGATCCTCTTCCAGCTGGGGAGCGCCGGACTCCCCGTCCTGGACGCCTTCGTCAAGACCTTCGGAGAAGGACTGTCGGCGTGCTTCCTGGTCCACCGGAAAGACACGGACGAGGTCGTCGGGCTGAGTACGATCTCCCCGCTCACCCCGGCAGGCCACGTCCGTATCGAGGTGCACCTCGCCGGGGCGGAAAACCATGAACTCACCGGTGATGTCCACGCGTTGACCGCCAATTTCGCCTTCGCGATGTGGCGCACCCGCAAGGTGTACATCCACCGCACGTCATCGGACATCAGCGCCATCGGCTGGGGCGACGCGCCCGCTGCCGTGATCCGCGCCGAGGCGGTGCTGCCCGACCACACGTATTTCCACGGCAGGTTGTGGGACGTCCACATCTTCGCCATCCACCGTGAGGACTGGAACCCGCACGGTGTGGCTCTTCTCAAGCAGATCGTCTGA
- a CDS encoding sensor histidine kinase, whose amino-acid sequence MLDTLPAPAPARRSPRDWTVDTALFLLAVAYGVATAKSRGAAAPEPGLNWMYLEQIAGALGSALLWLRRRKPVEVASVLIALSVVFEMVAGAMLVALFSVAVRCLPRTTAILYAASLLPVISDVFTRPDTGLSAFHFFVFGTIVQGAAVGWGLFIHHRRQLLRQVAAEARLRAEQAQMRAREEVAREMHDVLGHRLSLLSLHAGALEYRPDAPSEDVARAAGVIRQSAHQALQDLREVLTVLRAPAGELPQPTLADVHRLVAESCTAGMQVRLLKDIPEAVPDLIGRTVYRVVQEALTNVRKHAAGAAVSVQVTGKAGEQLTVQVSNAATGARPAQPPGTPPGQGLAGLAERVALAGGRLEYGPTGEGGWEIGARLPWS is encoded by the coding sequence GTGCTCGACACCTTGCCCGCTCCCGCGCCCGCCCGGCGGAGTCCACGCGACTGGACCGTGGACACCGCCCTCTTCCTGCTTGCGGTGGCCTACGGTGTCGCGACCGCGAAGAGCAGGGGGGCGGCGGCCCCCGAGCCGGGGCTGAACTGGATGTACCTGGAGCAGATAGCCGGTGCCCTCGGTTCTGCCCTGCTGTGGCTGCGCCGGCGCAAACCGGTGGAGGTCGCCTCGGTGCTGATCGCCCTCTCCGTGGTGTTCGAGATGGTCGCGGGCGCCATGCTCGTCGCGCTGTTCTCCGTCGCCGTCCGCTGCTTACCGCGGACCACCGCGATCCTCTACGCGGCGAGCCTGCTGCCCGTCATCTCCGATGTCTTCACACGCCCCGACACCGGCCTGTCGGCGTTCCACTTCTTCGTCTTCGGAACCATCGTCCAGGGGGCCGCGGTCGGGTGGGGTCTGTTCATCCACCACCGGCGGCAACTCCTCCGACAAGTGGCGGCCGAGGCCCGGCTGCGGGCCGAACAGGCCCAGATGCGGGCCAGGGAAGAGGTCGCACGGGAGATGCACGATGTGCTCGGCCACCGGCTGTCGCTGCTGAGCCTGCACGCCGGGGCACTGGAGTACCGTCCCGACGCCCCCAGCGAGGACGTCGCCCGGGCGGCGGGGGTGATCCGGCAGAGCGCGCACCAGGCGCTGCAGGACCTGCGCGAGGTCCTGACCGTACTGCGGGCCCCGGCCGGTGAACTGCCCCAGCCCACCCTGGCCGATGTGCACCGGCTCGTGGCGGAGTCGTGTACCGCCGGGATGCAGGTGCGGCTGCTCAAGGACATTCCGGAGGCCGTTCCCGACCTGATAGGCCGGACGGTCTACCGGGTGGTCCAGGAAGCGCTCACCAATGTCCGTAAGCACGCCGCCGGGGCCGCCGTGTCCGTCCAGGTGACCGGGAAGGCGGGCGAGCAACTCACTGTCCAGGTGTCCAATGCCGCCACCGGCGCCCGGCCCGCGCAACCGCCGGGTACACCCCCGGGGCAGGGGCTGGCAGGCCTCGCCGAACGAGTGGCGCTCGCCGGCGGACGGCTGGAGTACGGACCGACCGGGGAAGGGGGCTGGGAGATCGGAGCACGGCTGCCCTGGTCATAG
- a CDS encoding Gfo/Idh/MocA family protein encodes MFKSTSDRLRIGIMGCADIAWRRTLPAMEGNRAVQVTAIASRDERSAAKFTDRFGGVPIEGYDVLLGRDDVDAVYIPLPGLLHAEWVARALDAGKHVLVEKPLTAGYEDTGRLIDQARSRGLVLLENYMFLYHSQHTVVRKALAEDVIGELRGFSSAFTIPPKPVGDIRYQRDVGGGAFLDFGGYPVRAAQYFLGGDLKVVGAVFRHHRSRGVVMSGSVLLSTPEGVPARLTFGMEHSYRNTYSLSGSTGRIILDRAFTPPETYQPVMRVERQDHHEQFVLPADHQFANVIDTFVDAVLGDRGIREQQEGSLRQAALIEEIRKNALLVEV; translated from the coding sequence ATGTTTAAGAGCACGAGTGACAGACTGCGCATCGGGATCATGGGATGTGCGGATATCGCCTGGCGGCGGACCCTCCCGGCCATGGAGGGCAACCGCGCCGTGCAGGTCACGGCCATCGCCAGCCGGGACGAACGGTCCGCGGCGAAGTTCACCGACCGGTTCGGCGGTGTGCCGATCGAAGGCTACGACGTGTTGCTCGGCCGCGATGACGTCGATGCCGTCTACATCCCGCTTCCCGGCCTGCTCCACGCCGAATGGGTCGCCCGGGCCCTCGACGCGGGCAAGCACGTGCTGGTCGAGAAGCCGCTGACGGCCGGCTACGAGGACACCGGCCGGCTGATCGACCAGGCGCGCTCCCGCGGTCTGGTGCTGCTGGAGAACTACATGTTCCTCTATCACTCCCAGCACACCGTGGTGCGCAAGGCCCTGGCCGAGGACGTCATCGGTGAACTGCGCGGTTTCTCCAGCGCGTTCACCATCCCGCCGAAGCCGGTGGGCGACATCCGCTATCAGCGCGATGTCGGCGGCGGGGCCTTCCTGGACTTCGGGGGCTATCCGGTACGGGCGGCACAGTATTTCCTCGGCGGCGACCTGAAGGTCGTCGGCGCGGTGTTCCGGCACCACCGGAGCCGGGGCGTGGTGATGTCGGGCAGTGTGCTGCTGAGCACGCCGGAGGGGGTCCCCGCCCGGCTGACGTTCGGCATGGAGCACTCGTACCGCAACACCTACAGCCTGTCGGGCAGCACCGGTCGCATCATCCTCGACCGGGCCTTCACACCGCCGGAGACGTACCAGCCCGTGATGCGGGTCGAACGCCAGGACCACCATGAGCAGTTCGTCCTGCCGGCCGACCACCAGTTCGCGAACGTCATCGACACCTTTGTGGATGCCGTTCTCGGTGACCGCGGCATACGGGAGCAGCAGGAGGGCTCCCTCCGGCAGGCGGCGCTGATCGAGGAGATCCGGAAGAACGCGCTCCTGGTGGAGGTCTGA
- a CDS encoding MbtH family NRPS accessory protein: MDDHSSDRTYRVVRNDEEQYSIWWADRPLPDGWYADGTEGSRAECLSYIDTVWTDMRPLSLRRRMERSAAD, encoded by the coding sequence ATGGACGACCACAGCAGTGACCGCACCTACCGCGTGGTCCGCAACGACGAGGAACAGTACTCGATCTGGTGGGCCGACCGCCCGCTGCCGGACGGCTGGTACGCCGACGGGACCGAAGGCAGCCGTGCGGAGTGCCTGAGCTACATCGACACGGTGTGGACCGATATGCGCCCGCTGAGCCTGCGCCGCCGGATGGAACGTTCCGCCGCCGACTGA
- a CDS encoding acyl carrier protein encodes MVDNGTVTESAPSLIDEFTEVIRRTAATICAEQPDVPEPEELRDLDSFSMVQVLLDLENELGMKVLEELEGFEGRTFREIAEHIAEVAHRNGTSAEFEANVRRIVNSD; translated from the coding sequence ATGGTGGACAACGGAACGGTCACGGAAAGCGCCCCGTCTCTCATCGATGAATTCACCGAGGTGATCCGGCGGACGGCCGCTACCATTTGCGCCGAGCAGCCCGATGTCCCCGAGCCGGAAGAGCTGCGTGACCTGGATTCCTTCTCGATGGTCCAGGTCCTGCTCGACCTGGAGAACGAGCTGGGGATGAAGGTGCTGGAAGAGCTCGAGGGGTTCGAGGGCCGGACGTTCCGCGAGATCGCGGAGCACATCGCCGAGGTCGCGCACCGCAACGGCACCTCCGCCGAGTTCGAGGCGAACGTGCGACGCATCGTCAACTCCGACTGA
- a CDS encoding NDP-hexose 2,3-dehydratase family protein, which translates to MSTAEFHAWWAERRQAGGFSVERIPFDALDSWEFDPLTGNLGHASGRFFTVEGLQVRDGGNGGAEIWSQPVINQPEIGILGILVKEFDGVLHCLMQAKMEPGNANTIQLSPTVQATRSNYMKVHRGAGTRYLEHFTGPHRGQVLVDVLQSEQGAWFWRKRNRNMVVLATGDVPLHENFCWLSMAQIRELTMVDNLVNMDARTVLSCMPFMLPDEAETPSGDAFHDALVRSYQYQAAKESRSALETAGGILSWFTEAKTRCDWTARLVPLTDVAGWKRDDWEVTDEGAENFRIIAVRVAAGTREVTRWTQPLLYPRGEGRAVFIARPVGGVLHLLVRARPEYGLMDQVEMAPTVHLHPGQGLDGIPEPFLRDALLPGGATTRYDQVLSEEGGRFHHALTRYQILEVGEEFPLETPPHLCWMTARQLTDLLRHGHYLNIEARSLLTCLLSLC; encoded by the coding sequence ATGTCCACCGCCGAGTTCCACGCCTGGTGGGCCGAGCGCCGCCAGGCCGGCGGGTTCTCGGTGGAGCGCATCCCCTTCGACGCCCTGGACTCCTGGGAGTTCGATCCGCTGACCGGCAACCTCGGTCATGCGAGCGGGCGGTTCTTCACGGTCGAAGGGCTACAGGTCCGCGACGGCGGCAACGGCGGTGCGGAGATCTGGTCGCAGCCGGTCATCAACCAGCCGGAGATCGGCATCCTCGGCATCCTCGTCAAGGAGTTCGACGGCGTCCTGCACTGCCTGATGCAGGCCAAGATGGAGCCGGGGAACGCCAATACGATCCAGCTTTCGCCGACGGTACAGGCGACGCGGAGCAACTACATGAAGGTGCACCGCGGCGCCGGCACCCGGTATCTGGAGCACTTCACCGGGCCGCACCGCGGCCAGGTGCTCGTGGACGTACTGCAGTCGGAGCAGGGCGCCTGGTTCTGGCGCAAGCGCAACCGGAACATGGTGGTGCTCGCGACCGGTGACGTGCCGCTGCACGAGAACTTCTGCTGGCTCTCCATGGCCCAGATCCGCGAGCTGACCATGGTGGACAACCTGGTCAACATGGACGCCCGCACCGTGCTGTCGTGTATGCCGTTCATGCTCCCCGACGAGGCCGAGACGCCGAGCGGCGACGCGTTCCACGACGCACTGGTGCGCTCGTACCAGTACCAGGCGGCGAAGGAGAGCCGGTCCGCGCTGGAGACCGCGGGCGGGATCCTGAGCTGGTTCACCGAGGCGAAGACCCGCTGCGACTGGACCGCCCGTCTGGTGCCGCTGACCGACGTCGCCGGCTGGAAGCGCGACGACTGGGAGGTCACCGACGAGGGGGCCGAGAACTTCCGCATCATCGCGGTCCGGGTCGCGGCCGGGACCCGGGAGGTCACCCGCTGGACGCAGCCGCTGCTCTACCCGCGCGGGGAGGGACGCGCCGTGTTCATCGCCCGCCCGGTCGGCGGAGTGCTCCATCTGCTGGTGCGGGCCCGGCCCGAGTACGGGCTGATGGACCAGGTGGAGATGGCGCCGACGGTGCATCTGCACCCGGGACAGGGCCTCGACGGCATACCGGAGCCCTTCCTGCGCGACGCGCTGCTGCCCGGCGGCGCCACGACGCGGTACGACCAGGTGCTCTCGGAGGAGGGCGGGCGGTTCCACCATGCACTGACGCGTTATCAAATCCTTGAGGTGGGCGAGGAGTTCCCGCTCGAAACGCCGCCCCATCTCTGCTGGATGACGGCACGGCAGCTGACCGACCTGCTCCGCCACGGTCACTACCTCAACATCGAGGCCCGCTCCCTGCTCACGTGCCTGCTCAGCCTGTGCTGA
- a CDS encoding dTDP-4-dehydrorhamnose 3,5-epimerase family protein has product MSIKGAYRLVPNKIPDIRGSFFEAFRGGILTEIIGYPFTVGQANYSLSRRNTMRGIHSTSLPPGQAKLVTCVRGAVLDVAVDLRVGSPTFGMYDMTPQDEESGTAVYMADGIGHAFLALTDDACMNYLCSEAYVPGTMIEVNPLDPDIGIPWGIEEPPIMSEKDAAAPTLAEAVSQGLLPTYEECLAHYQALGKRSAEG; this is encoded by the coding sequence ATGTCAATCAAAGGGGCTTATCGCCTGGTCCCTAACAAGATCCCGGATATCCGCGGCTCCTTCTTCGAGGCCTTCCGGGGCGGGATTCTCACGGAGATCATCGGCTATCCGTTCACCGTCGGGCAGGCGAACTACTCCCTCAGCCGCCGGAACACGATGCGCGGCATCCACAGCACCTCCCTCCCGCCCGGCCAGGCCAAGCTGGTCACCTGTGTGCGCGGCGCGGTGCTGGATGTCGCGGTGGACCTGAGGGTGGGCTCACCCACCTTCGGGATGTACGACATGACGCCACAGGACGAGGAGTCCGGCACCGCCGTGTACATGGCCGACGGGATCGGCCATGCGTTCCTGGCCCTCACCGACGACGCCTGCATGAACTACCTGTGCTCGGAGGCGTACGTCCCCGGAACGATGATCGAGGTCAATCCCCTGGACCCCGACATCGGCATTCCCTGGGGGATCGAGGAACCGCCGATCATGTCGGAGAAGGACGCCGCGGCGCCCACGCTGGCCGAGGCGGTGTCCCAAGGGCTGCTCCCCACCTACGAGGAGTGCCTGGCCCACTACCAGGCGCTGGGAAAGCGCTCGGCCGAGGGCTGA
- a CDS encoding 4-hydroxyphenylacetate 3-hydroxylase family protein: MTGAEYLESLRDGREVYIHGERVQDVTTHPAFRNSARSIAQLYDALHESESRGVLSVPTDTGNGGFTHPFFKTARSSADLVAARDAIVAWQRLVYGWMGRTPDYKAAFFGTLEANADFYGPYRDNALRWYREAQERVLYFNHAIVHPPVDRDRPADRTADVCVHVEEENDAGLVVSGAKVVATASALTNANLIAHMGLPLRDKRFGAMFTVPMGTPGLKLLCRTSYEMHAAVLGSPFDYPLSSRLDENDSIMVLDRVLVPWENVFMYDAASANAFASRSGFLERFTFHGCTRLAVKLDFIAGCLLKAVEVTGTSGFRGVQAQIGEVLNWRDMFWGMSDAMAKSPTEWRGGAVQPNLNYGLAYRTFMGIGYPRIREIIQQTLGSGLIYLNSHSSDWKNPDVRPYLDRYLRGSRGVEAIDRVKLLKLLWDAVGTEFAGRHELYERNYGGDHEGIRVQTLLSYQARGQAEALKGFADQCMSEYDLDGWTRPDLFGPGDLPHPLTGS, encoded by the coding sequence ATGACCGGTGCGGAATATCTGGAGTCCCTGCGGGACGGGCGCGAGGTCTACATCCACGGTGAACGCGTCCAGGACGTCACCACGCATCCGGCGTTCCGTAACAGTGCCCGGTCCATCGCACAGTTGTACGACGCGCTGCACGAGTCGGAGTCCCGGGGCGTGCTGAGCGTGCCGACGGACACCGGGAACGGGGGCTTCACCCACCCCTTCTTCAAGACCGCCAGGAGTTCCGCGGATCTGGTGGCCGCACGTGATGCCATCGTCGCCTGGCAGCGGCTGGTGTACGGCTGGATGGGCCGCACTCCGGATTACAAGGCGGCGTTCTTCGGCACTCTCGAGGCGAACGCGGACTTCTACGGGCCGTACCGCGACAATGCGTTGCGCTGGTACCGGGAGGCGCAGGAGCGGGTGCTCTATTTCAACCACGCGATCGTCCATCCGCCCGTCGACCGCGACCGGCCGGCCGACCGCACCGCCGATGTCTGCGTCCATGTCGAGGAGGAGAACGACGCGGGGCTGGTGGTGTCGGGTGCCAAGGTCGTGGCGACCGCTTCCGCCCTCACGAACGCCAACCTCATCGCCCACATGGGCCTGCCGTTGCGGGACAAGCGTTTCGGGGCCATGTTCACGGTGCCGATGGGCACGCCCGGTCTCAAGCTGCTCTGCCGCACCTCCTACGAGATGCACGCTGCGGTGCTGGGCAGTCCCTTCGACTACCCGCTGTCGAGCCGGCTGGACGAGAACGACTCGATCATGGTCCTCGACCGGGTGCTGGTGCCGTGGGAGAACGTGTTCATGTACGACGCGGCCTCGGCCAACGCGTTCGCGTCCAGGTCCGGCTTCCTGGAGCGGTTCACGTTCCATGGCTGCACCCGGCTCGCGGTCAAGCTCGACTTCATCGCGGGATGTCTGCTGAAGGCCGTCGAGGTGACCGGAACGTCGGGCTTCCGCGGCGTACAGGCGCAGATCGGTGAGGTCCTCAACTGGCGCGACATGTTCTGGGGCATGTCCGACGCGATGGCGAAGTCGCCGACCGAGTGGCGCGGCGGCGCCGTGCAGCCGAACCTCAACTACGGTCTGGCCTACCGGACGTTCATGGGCATCGGATATCCGCGGATCCGGGAAATCATCCAGCAGACCCTTGGCAGCGGCCTGATCTATCTCAACTCGCATTCGAGCGACTGGAAGAACCCGGACGTCCGCCCCTACCTGGACCGCTATCTTCGGGGCTCGCGGGGAGTCGAGGCCATCGACCGGGTCAAGCTCCTCAAGCTGCTGTGGGACGCGGTCGGTACGGAATTCGCCGGCCGCCACGAGCTGTACGAGCGGAATTACGGTGGCGACCACGAAGGAATTCGCGTGCAGACCCTGCTGAGCTATCAGGCACGGGGCCAGGCCGAAGCCCTGAAGGGGTTTGCGGACCAGTGCATGTCGGAGTACGACCTCGACGGCTGGACCCGGCCCGACCTGTTCGGACCCGGCGACCTGCCGCACCCGCTCACCGGGAGCTGA
- a CDS encoding DegT/DnrJ/EryC1/StrS aminotransferase family protein, translated as MTQHVWGYLPEYEKERADILDAVDTVFSSGQLVLGKSVRGFEQEFAAYHEVAHCVGVDNGTNAIVLGLRALGIGPGDEVITVSNTAAPTVVAINAVGATPVFVDIHPDTYLMDVGQVAAAITPRTRCLLPVHLYGQCVDMAPLQELADKHGLLVLEDCAQAHGARHHGRIAGSMGNAAAFSFYPTKVLGAYGDAGATVTDDAAVDARLRRLRFYGMEDRYYVVETPGYNSRLDEVQAEILRTKLPRLNDYIARRRAIADRYAEAFNGTGLLTPRTAPGNEHVYYVYVVRHPQRDRIIEGLKAHDIALNISYPWPVHTQKGFDHLGYGKDDLPVTTRLAEEIFSLPMYPSLSDAEQERVIDAVSDVLGRL; from the coding sequence ATGACCCAGCATGTGTGGGGTTACTTGCCGGAGTACGAGAAGGAACGCGCGGACATTCTCGACGCGGTGGACACGGTGTTCAGCTCCGGACAGCTGGTGCTGGGGAAGAGCGTCCGCGGCTTCGAGCAGGAGTTCGCCGCGTACCACGAGGTCGCCCACTGCGTCGGCGTGGACAACGGCACCAATGCCATCGTGCTCGGCCTGCGTGCCCTGGGCATCGGCCCCGGGGACGAGGTGATCACGGTCTCGAACACCGCGGCACCCACCGTGGTGGCGATCAACGCCGTCGGCGCCACACCGGTGTTCGTCGACATCCACCCGGACACCTACCTGATGGACGTGGGCCAGGTGGCCGCCGCCATCACCCCGCGCACCCGCTGCCTGCTCCCGGTGCACCTGTATGGCCAGTGTGTCGACATGGCACCGCTGCAGGAACTGGCCGACAAGCACGGCCTGCTCGTCCTGGAGGACTGCGCGCAGGCACACGGCGCCCGCCACCACGGCCGCATCGCCGGATCGATGGGCAACGCCGCGGCGTTCTCCTTCTACCCGACCAAGGTGCTCGGAGCCTACGGTGATGCCGGCGCCACGGTGACCGACGACGCCGCCGTGGACGCCCGCCTGCGGCGGCTGCGCTTCTACGGCATGGAGGACCGCTACTACGTCGTCGAGACACCCGGCTACAACAGCCGGCTCGACGAGGTGCAGGCGGAGATCCTGCGCACCAAGCTTCCCCGCCTCAACGACTACATCGCCCGCCGCAGAGCCATCGCGGACAGGTACGCGGAAGCCTTCAACGGCACCGGTCTCCTCACCCCCCGGACCGCTCCGGGCAACGAGCACGTCTACTACGTCTACGTGGTGCGCCATCCGCAACGCGACCGGATCATCGAAGGCCTCAAGGCCCACGACATCGCGCTGAACATCAGCTACCCCTGGCCGGTGCACACCCAGAAGGGATTCGACCACCTCGGCTACGGCAAGGACGACCTGCCGGTCACCACCCGCCTGGCCGAAGAGATCTTCTCCCTTCCCATGTACCCGTCCCTGTCCGACGCGGAGCAGGAGCGGGTCATCGATGCGGTGTCCGACGTCCTGGGAAGGCTCTGA
- a CDS encoding activator-dependent family glycosyltransferase: MRILFTCYPERTHFLLMAPLAWALRTAGHEVRVACQPKMTEAITQAGLTAVPVGSDRDLWQVFGRLKGAGARLRPGLAEPYDAVERRPEDISLESLREGYRVRIEAAHKMTNAPLAGALAEYARHWRPDLVIWEPLTFAGAIAAKAVGAAHARMLIGADVYGITRHHFLRLNSGQPHRESDDPLAEWLGGYARKYGGEFTEDMVTGQFSIDLLPPSLQVHAPDLDYRPLRFTPYGGPAVVPRWLWEPPRRPRVALTLGLTVSDHDLAYPVDVQDILDAVGDLDIELVATVSDAVRQRLKRIPDNARLVPYVPMQALLPTCAAVIHHAGVGTLTTAALYGVPQLALPWDVDQPLLSARLAAHGAGLTTHATRATGPTVRESLLRLLEDEAFRRRAHDLREELVAVPHANSLVQELTERVPAGAL, encoded by the coding sequence ATGCGCATTCTGTTCACGTGCTATCCCGAACGCACCCACTTCCTGCTCATGGCCCCGCTCGCCTGGGCGCTGCGCACCGCCGGCCACGAGGTGCGGGTGGCCTGCCAGCCGAAGATGACCGAGGCCATCACCCAGGCGGGACTCACCGCGGTGCCGGTCGGCAGTGACCGCGACCTGTGGCAGGTCTTCGGCCGGCTCAAGGGCGCAGGGGCACGGCTGAGACCGGGGCTGGCCGAGCCGTACGACGCCGTGGAGCGCAGGCCCGAGGACATCAGCCTGGAATCCCTGCGCGAGGGGTACCGGGTCCGGATCGAGGCCGCGCACAAGATGACCAATGCGCCGCTGGCCGGTGCGCTCGCCGAGTACGCCCGGCACTGGCGGCCCGATCTGGTCATCTGGGAACCGCTGACCTTCGCGGGCGCGATCGCGGCCAAGGCCGTCGGCGCCGCCCACGCCCGCATGCTGATCGGCGCGGATGTCTACGGGATCACCCGGCACCACTTTCTACGGCTCAACTCCGGTCAGCCGCACCGGGAAAGCGACGACCCGCTCGCCGAGTGGCTGGGCGGCTACGCCCGCAAGTACGGCGGGGAGTTCACCGAGGACATGGTCACCGGCCAGTTCAGCATCGACCTGCTGCCACCGTCCCTGCAGGTGCACGCCCCGGATCTGGACTACCGGCCGCTGCGCTTCACTCCGTACGGCGGACCGGCGGTCGTGCCGCGCTGGCTGTGGGAGCCGCCGCGGCGCCCCCGGGTGGCCCTGACCCTGGGCCTGACCGTGAGTGATCACGATCTCGCCTACCCCGTTGACGTCCAGGACATCCTCGACGCCGTCGGCGACCTGGACATCGAGCTGGTGGCGACCGTCAGCGACGCCGTCCGGCAGCGACTGAAGCGGATTCCGGACAATGCCCGGCTGGTGCCGTACGTGCCGATGCAGGCGCTGCTGCCGACCTGCGCGGCGGTCATCCACCACGCCGGAGTGGGAACCCTCACCACCGCGGCGCTCTACGGAGTTCCCCAGCTCGCCCTGCCCTGGGACGTGGACCAGCCGCTGCTGTCGGCGCGTCTGGCTGCGCACGGTGCCGGCCTCACCACGCATGCGACGAGGGCCACCGGGCCCACCGTCCGCGAGAGCCTGCTCCGTCTCCTGGAGGACGAGGCCTTCCGGCGCCGTGCGCACGACCTGCGCGAGGAGCTGGTCGCCGTACCGCATGCCAACAGCCTGGTCCAGGAGCTGACGGAGCGGGTGCCGGCCGGCGCACTGTGA
- a CDS encoding activator-dependent family glycosyltransferase, which yields MRVLFTVIPEKTIFLSMVPLAWALRTAGHEVRFAVQPSFVPTVTQAGLTAVPVGRDSDVFRMARMNPEELAAARAGLHAPWDVAEDPSKATWEHLLNGYYDAVEKGHKPENFPMVAGLVEFARHWQPDLVIWDPLTCAGPIAAKATGAAHARLLFGADVFGVARAHFLRLRAQRPEGHRTDHLANWLGGYARKYGGEFTEDMVTGHFTIDQFPRCLQLEADGLDYLRMQFVAHNGPSSVAKWLWAEPTKPRVALTMGLTATDLFDGYTIHTQDVLDALADLDIEVVATIADAEKAKLTSVPANARLLPFVPLHALAPTCAVVIHHAGPGTLGTVARHGVPQLSIPFSFDEPLLARKLTEHGAGLELPHGKATGQAIREQVLRLLDEPEFGARAGDLRDELLALPTPNALVPRLEELTARHRTG from the coding sequence ATGCGAGTCCTGTTCACCGTCATCCCGGAAAAGACGATCTTTCTGAGCATGGTGCCGCTGGCCTGGGCGCTGCGCACCGCCGGCCACGAGGTGCGGTTCGCCGTCCAGCCCTCGTTCGTGCCCACCGTCACCCAGGCCGGGCTCACCGCAGTCCCCGTCGGCCGCGACAGCGATGTGTTCCGCATGGCACGGATGAACCCCGAGGAGCTGGCAGCGGCGCGCGCCGGGCTGCACGCTCCCTGGGATGTCGCCGAGGACCCTTCGAAGGCGACGTGGGAGCACCTGCTCAACGGCTACTACGACGCGGTCGAGAAGGGCCACAAGCCGGAGAACTTCCCGATGGTCGCCGGACTGGTGGAGTTCGCCCGGCACTGGCAGCCGGACCTGGTCATCTGGGACCCGCTCACCTGTGCCGGCCCGATCGCGGCCAAGGCCACCGGCGCCGCCCACGCCCGCCTGCTCTTCGGCGCCGATGTCTTCGGCGTGGCCCGCGCACACTTCCTTCGCCTGCGGGCGCAGCGTCCGGAAGGGCACCGCACCGACCATCTCGCCAACTGGCTGGGTGGCTACGCCCGCAAGTACGGCGGGGAGTTCACCGAGGACATGGTCACCGGGCACTTCACCATCGACCAGTTCCCCCGGTGCCTCCAGCTCGAAGCTGACGGCCTGGACTATCTGCGGATGCAGTTCGTCGCTCACAACGGGCCGTCGAGTGTGGCGAAATGGCTATGGGCCGAGCCCACGAAGCCCCGCGTGGCGCTGACCATGGGGCTCACGGCAACCGATCTCTTCGACGGCTACACCATCCACACCCAGGATGTCCTCGATGCGCTGGCCGATCTCGACATCGAGGTCGTCGCCACCATCGCCGACGCCGAGAAGGCCAAGCTGACAAGCGTCCCCGCCAACGCCCGGCTGCTTCCGTTCGTGCCCCTGCACGCACTGGCGCCCACCTGCGCGGTCGTCATCCACCACGCGGGCCCCGGCACGCTCGGGACCGTTGCCCGGCACGGGGTACCTCAGCTGTCGATCCCGTTCAGCTTCGACGAGCCCCTGCTCGCGCGCAAGCTCACCGAGCACGGCGCCGGCCTGGAGCTGCCACACGGAAAGGCCACCGGGCAGGCCATCCGGGAACAGGTGCTGCGGCTGCTCGACGAGCCGGAATTCGGCGCCCGCGCGGGGGACCTGCGTGACGAGCTGCTGGCTCTGCCCACCCCCAACGCGCTCGTTCCCCGCCTGGAAGAGCTCACCGCCCGGCACCGCACCGGCTGA